One window from the genome of Phycisphaerales bacterium encodes:
- a CDS encoding DUF2200 domain-containing protein: MPTTTPEHDKRMAELTFASVYPHYVTKVEKKGRTKDELHEVIAWLTGFDEARVQQHIDDGSTFAEFFEDATLNPNAHLITGVICGYRVEDIENPLTREVRYLDKLVDELAKGKKMDKILRSG; this comes from the coding sequence ATGCCAACGACCACGCCCGAGCACGACAAGCGCATGGCGGAGCTGACCTTCGCCTCGGTCTATCCGCACTACGTAACCAAGGTCGAGAAGAAGGGCCGGACCAAGGACGAGCTGCACGAGGTCATCGCCTGGCTCACCGGCTTCGACGAGGCGCGCGTACAGCAGCACATCGACGACGGCTCGACGTTCGCCGAGTTCTTCGAAGACGCGACGCTCAACCCCAATGCCCACCTGATCACCGGCGTCATCTGCGGCTACCGCGTCGAGGACATCGAGAACCCACTCACGCGAGAGGTTCGGTACCTCGACAAGCTCGTCGACGAGCTCGCCAAGGGCAAGAAGATGGACAAGATCCTGCGGTCAGGGTGA
- a CDS encoding DPP IV N-terminal domain-containing protein: MRIATLALILLLPWPALALQPADPPVTIAEQTDYRKTGTSAQVQAFLQALHDQSERTWLGSIGNSHEGKPLSLLVVADPPVTSAEEARRSGKLVVLLFGNIHSGETCGKEALQMLARELALGERPDLLDDLVVCFVPNYNPDSNDKMDPGNRRNQNGPDEMGQRHNAQDLDLNRDWIKMEAPETRALVRFMHQWDPAVIVDSHTTNGSNHRYVITHQGPKHPSTHPGLLEFSRETFIPEIDERFEAQTGYDAWVYGNFADGHTRWTTYPASPRYGTPYRGLRNRIGILSEAYAYASFEDRVLGTLEFCRAVLQESAEHADAIREVVAAADEHNRSGDASPVALRSRAIPFRERFEALGYVEYDDEGNKIEATDEPRDYQVELVNDFEATVTVDRPWAYLVPADLAHVARHLQRHGVEVREVREDMDLDVRAYRIDSMRRAEREFQGHRMLDVWDVTEQTLGVRIEAGWHLVRTEQPLGTLAAYMLEPQSTDGLTAWNFLDGHVEEGGRFPIYRLPEAAPILTRSAQPLDEFRDPPKRITSEMIIDRQGVPNLNGAASARLDWIDDEHLSKSVPGIPGRFKIDARTGRVIEQLDESAADAVAAVIAELPTISEGHARRVASSAFRTPREDGLVFEHEQDLYYVSADDSSAVRLTATPQREESWSLSPDGRFVAYVHDNDLWVVDVATQTPRALTEGGSDDVRNGKASWLYFEELFGRSWKAYWWSPDSVNIAFLITDSTAVPTYTIVDNQRREQRIEVERYARPGERNPDVELGFVSPEGGRIRLADLSAYDEGQFLISGVSWTPDGRRCIVHVQDRIQTWLDVLHVSPRNGSPSKLMRDRTEAWITSPGDFIYLDDGSFLMFSERDGFKHLYHYSARGQIIRQVTSGDWECQRVLHVDEEGGWLYFAGTTYSHVGSDLSKIRLDGTELTRLTHEPGTHSVSLNPSATMFIDRWSGVNQPNKVALRSTEDGALIRWLDTNPVYELQDYQLATLEHAKIPSRRPGVELEAIVHYPPDFDADETYPLWVMTYAGPHAPTVRDSWRGGRTWEQLLCSAGIVVLRVDPYAASGKGARSAWTSYLNLGVGELQDLEDAVGWAIDQGWADPSRVGISGHSFGGYITAYALTHSDLFTAGISGAPVTDWRDYDTIYTERYMSTPQANPEGYERTSAVEGAANLSGRLLLVHGAIDDNVHAQNSLLFADALQRAGKLFEMAIYPGSRHGIWSRQYRHLQWEFIKRTMDVDEPSQMVPSHQDSRTGEQGIEVAGDG; the protein is encoded by the coding sequence ATGCGTATCGCGACCCTTGCCCTCATTCTCCTGCTTCCGTGGCCGGCCCTCGCGCTCCAGCCCGCCGACCCGCCGGTGACCATCGCGGAGCAGACCGACTACCGCAAGACCGGCACCTCGGCCCAGGTCCAGGCGTTCTTGCAGGCGCTCCACGACCAGAGCGAACGCACCTGGCTCGGCTCGATCGGAAATTCTCACGAGGGCAAGCCCCTCTCGCTGCTTGTCGTGGCCGATCCGCCGGTGACCTCGGCCGAAGAGGCGCGGCGGAGCGGCAAGCTCGTCGTCCTCTTGTTCGGCAACATCCACTCGGGCGAGACCTGCGGCAAGGAAGCCCTGCAGATGCTGGCGCGCGAGCTCGCGCTGGGCGAGCGGCCTGACTTGCTCGACGACCTCGTCGTCTGCTTCGTGCCCAACTACAACCCCGACTCGAACGACAAGATGGACCCGGGCAACCGCCGTAACCAGAACGGCCCGGACGAGATGGGCCAGCGGCACAACGCCCAGGACCTCGACCTCAACCGCGACTGGATCAAGATGGAAGCGCCCGAGACGCGCGCCCTCGTGCGGTTCATGCACCAGTGGGATCCAGCCGTCATCGTCGACTCGCACACGACCAACGGCTCCAACCACCGCTACGTCATTACGCACCAGGGGCCCAAGCATCCCTCGACGCACCCCGGCCTGCTCGAGTTCTCGCGTGAGACGTTCATCCCAGAGATCGACGAGCGTTTCGAAGCCCAGACCGGCTACGACGCATGGGTCTACGGCAACTTTGCGGACGGCCACACCCGCTGGACGACCTATCCCGCCTCGCCGCGTTACGGCACGCCCTACCGCGGGCTGCGCAACCGCATCGGCATCCTGTCGGAGGCCTACGCCTACGCCAGCTTTGAAGACCGCGTCCTGGGCACGCTGGAGTTCTGCCGGGCGGTGCTGCAGGAATCCGCCGAGCACGCCGACGCCATCCGCGAGGTCGTCGCAGCCGCCGACGAGCACAACCGCTCGGGCGACGCGAGCCCGGTCGCGCTGCGCTCGCGGGCCATCCCCTTCCGCGAGCGATTCGAGGCCCTGGGTTATGTCGAGTACGACGACGAGGGCAACAAGATCGAGGCAACCGACGAGCCCCGCGACTACCAGGTCGAGCTCGTCAACGACTTCGAGGCCACCGTCACCGTCGATCGGCCGTGGGCCTATCTCGTGCCGGCCGACCTCGCCCACGTTGCCCGGCACCTCCAGCGGCATGGCGTCGAGGTGCGGGAGGTCCGCGAGGACATGGACCTGGACGTGCGGGCCTACCGCATCGACTCGATGCGCCGGGCCGAGCGCGAGTTCCAGGGCCATCGGATGCTGGACGTCTGGGACGTAACCGAGCAGACCTTGGGCGTGCGCATCGAGGCCGGCTGGCACCTCGTCCGCACCGAGCAGCCGCTCGGCACGCTGGCGGCGTACATGCTCGAGCCCCAGTCGACGGACGGGCTGACGGCCTGGAACTTCCTCGACGGGCACGTCGAGGAGGGCGGCCGATTCCCGATCTACCGCCTGCCCGAGGCGGCGCCGATCCTGACGCGCAGCGCCCAGCCGCTCGACGAGTTCCGCGACCCACCCAAGCGCATCACCTCGGAGATGATCATCGACCGGCAGGGCGTGCCAAATCTCAACGGCGCGGCTTCGGCGCGATTGGACTGGATCGACGACGAGCACCTGAGCAAGTCCGTTCCCGGCATTCCCGGTCGCTTCAAGATCGACGCACGAACCGGGCGCGTGATCGAGCAGCTGGACGAGAGCGCCGCCGACGCCGTGGCCGCGGTCATCGCCGAGCTACCCACGATCAGCGAAGGCCACGCGCGCCGAGTCGCGAGCTCAGCCTTCCGCACGCCTCGTGAAGACGGCCTCGTGTTCGAGCACGAGCAGGACCTCTACTACGTGTCCGCCGACGACTCGAGCGCCGTGCGGCTGACCGCGACGCCGCAACGCGAGGAGTCGTGGTCCCTGAGCCCGGACGGACGCTTCGTCGCCTACGTCCACGACAACGACCTGTGGGTCGTCGACGTCGCAACGCAGACGCCCAGAGCGCTCACCGAGGGCGGCAGCGACGACGTCCGAAACGGCAAGGCGAGCTGGCTCTACTTCGAGGAGCTCTTCGGCCGCAGCTGGAAGGCCTACTGGTGGAGCCCCGACTCTGTGAACATCGCCTTCCTGATAACCGACAGCACGGCGGTCCCGACGTACACCATCGTGGACAACCAGCGGCGCGAGCAGCGCATCGAAGTCGAGCGATATGCCCGGCCCGGCGAACGCAACCCCGACGTCGAGCTCGGCTTCGTCAGCCCCGAGGGCGGACGGATCCGGCTGGCCGACCTCTCAGCCTACGACGAGGGCCAGTTCCTGATCAGCGGCGTGTCATGGACGCCCGACGGCCGCCGGTGCATCGTGCACGTGCAGGATCGCATCCAGACGTGGCTCGACGTGCTGCACGTCTCGCCGCGCAACGGATCGCCCTCGAAGCTCATGCGAGACCGCACCGAGGCGTGGATTACCTCGCCTGGCGACTTCATCTACCTCGACGACGGCAGCTTCCTGATGTTCTCCGAACGCGACGGCTTCAAGCACCTGTACCACTACAGCGCACGGGGCCAGATCATCCGCCAGGTCACCAGCGGCGACTGGGAGTGCCAACGCGTGCTGCACGTCGACGAAGAGGGCGGCTGGCTCTACTTCGCGGGCACGACCTACTCGCACGTCGGCAGCGACCTTTCCAAGATCCGCCTGGACGGCACCGAGCTTACGCGCCTGACGCACGAGCCCGGCACGCACTCGGTCAGCCTGAATCCCTCGGCCACGATGTTCATCGATCGCTGGTCGGGCGTGAACCAGCCCAACAAGGTTGCCCTTCGCTCGACCGAGGACGGCGCCCTGATCCGCTGGCTCGACACCAACCCCGTGTACGAGCTCCAGGACTACCAGCTCGCCACGCTCGAGCACGCGAAGATTCCCTCGCGCCGCCCGGGCGTCGAGCTCGAGGCGATCGTGCACTATCCGCCGGACTTCGACGCGGACGAGACCTACCCCCTCTGGGTCATGACGTACGCCGGCCCGCACGCCCCCACCGTCCGAGACTCGTGGCGCGGCGGGCGCACGTGGGAACAGTTGCTATGCTCGGCCGGCATCGTCGTGCTGCGGGTCGATCCGTACGCGGCCAGCGGCAAGGGCGCGCGCAGCGCGTGGACCAGCTACCTGAACCTCGGCGTCGGCGAGTTGCAGGACCTCGAGGACGCCGTTGGCTGGGCGATCGACCAGGGCTGGGCCGATCCGTCGCGCGTCGGCATCAGCGGCCACTCGTTCGGCGGCTACATCACGGCGTACGCGCTCACGCACAGCGATCTCTTCACCGCCGGCATCTCGGGCGCGCCCGTGACGGATTGGCGAGACTACGACACGATCTACACCGAGCGGTACATGTCGACACCCCAGGCCAATCCCGAGGGCTACGAGCGGACGAGCGCCGTCGAGGGAGCCGCCAATCTCAGCGGCCGTCTACTGCTCGTGCACGGCGCTATCGACGACAACGTGCACGCGCAGAACTCGCTGCTCTTCGCCGACGCGCTCCAGCGAGCGGGCAAGCTCTTCGAGATGGCGATCTACCCCGGAAGCCGCCACGGCATCTGGTCGCGTCAGTACCGCCACCTGCAGTGGGAATTCATCAAGCGGACGATGGACGTCGACGAGCCGAGCCAGATGGTACCGAGCCACCAAGACTCGCGTACGGGAGAACAGGGCATCGAGGTCGCTGGAGACGGCTGA
- a CDS encoding DPP IV N-terminal domain-containing protein gives MTTSNRVTLQALLFVLCGLALTGCTTSSDHIIFTSNRDGDHEVYLYDVASGETRRLTDNDAFDYGPDCAADGSKIAFVSDRDGNREIYALDLSTEAVTRMTHHEAADSSPAWSPDGSRLAFVSRRDSDRGEIYVMSANGSGVTRLTTNDRYEEVPAWSPDGRMIAFGALAQNEQGEQVLQVFVMDADGSNERQLTDLPGHNSAPRWSPDGSRIAFYGNVGPGFVGADIFVIAPDGTGLTNLTQDDEPDWQPDWSPNGSRIVFARGPSDPLDLWIMDADGGNRRQIIDEPGRDEQPRWRPRTP, from the coding sequence GTGACGACCAGCAATCGGGTGACCCTCCAGGCGTTGCTCTTCGTGCTGTGCGGATTGGCACTGACCGGCTGTACGACCAGTAGCGACCACATCATCTTCACGTCGAACCGAGACGGCGACCACGAGGTGTACCTCTACGACGTCGCATCCGGCGAGACGCGACGATTGACCGACAACGACGCGTTCGACTACGGCCCCGACTGCGCGGCGGATGGATCGAAGATTGCGTTCGTGAGCGATCGCGATGGCAACAGGGAGATCTACGCCCTCGATCTCTCGACCGAGGCGGTCACCAGAATGACGCACCACGAGGCTGCCGACAGTTCGCCGGCGTGGTCGCCCGACGGATCTCGGCTCGCGTTCGTGTCGCGGAGGGATTCCGATCGCGGCGAGATCTACGTGATGTCTGCCAACGGATCGGGCGTGACGCGCCTCACGACGAACGATCGCTACGAAGAGGTCCCCGCCTGGTCGCCCGACGGCCGCATGATCGCGTTTGGCGCGCTTGCCCAGAACGAGCAGGGCGAGCAGGTGCTCCAGGTCTTCGTCATGGATGCCGACGGCTCGAACGAGCGCCAGCTGACCGATCTCCCGGGCCATAACTCGGCGCCGCGGTGGTCGCCCGACGGCTCGCGTATCGCGTTCTACGGAAACGTCGGCCCGGGTTTCGTCGGCGCCGACATCTTCGTCATCGCGCCCGACGGCACGGGCCTGACCAACCTGACGCAAGACGACGAGCCCGACTGGCAACCCGACTGGTCGCCCAATGGCAGCCGCATCGTGTTCGCACGCGGGCCGAGCGACCCGCTGGACCTGTGGATCATGGACGCCGACGGCGGCAATCGCCGGCAGATCATCGACGAGCCCGGTCGCGACGAGCAGCCGCGCTGGCGGCCGCGCACTCCGTAG
- a CDS encoding M20/M25/M40 family metallo-hydrolase gives MPTISRVLPAITAVALALPAFAQDCPIADALSASDADVRMFDTHVTTLSSPAMGGRLPGSEGMELAKRYVEQTFELVGLEPAFGSGGNATYRQPFAMDGTSAENVAGILRGTGELSDEFIVVGAHLDHLGDGQISSRGQTGLLHAGADDNASGIAGMLVMAESLAADFAELPGDRRSVLFIAFSGEESGLKGATHYVENPVVPITSHTLMLNFDMIGRVEGGRLSVSGVGTGHGLEDVVTPIFEASALVEQVESGLSGRSDHFAFYESRVPVLFVTQTDQHDDYHTERDVSWKISRTHGAHTARVFSQVVHAIASSTDEFQFVGGPRAASGPGMGSIKVRFGIRPGSYVEGVEGVAVGGVTPDSPADYAGLQAGDLLVAWNGEKVGDVRDWMGQLMRHEPGDVVIVTVERDGQRIDLRATLQDRGGA, from the coding sequence ATGCCCACGATCTCGCGCGTTCTCCCCGCCATCACCGCCGTCGCGCTCGCCCTGCCTGCGTTCGCCCAGGACTGCCCCATCGCCGACGCCCTGTCGGCGAGCGACGCCGACGTCCGGATGTTCGACACCCACGTGACCACGCTTTCGAGCCCGGCAATGGGCGGACGCCTGCCAGGCAGCGAGGGCATGGAACTCGCCAAGCGATACGTGGAGCAAACATTCGAGCTTGTTGGCCTCGAGCCGGCCTTCGGCAGCGGCGGCAACGCGACGTATCGCCAGCCCTTCGCGATGGACGGGACGAGCGCCGAGAACGTGGCCGGCATCCTGCGCGGCACGGGCGAGCTCTCGGACGAGTTCATCGTCGTCGGAGCCCATCTCGACCATCTGGGCGATGGGCAGATCAGCTCTCGTGGCCAGACCGGGCTGCTGCACGCCGGCGCCGACGACAATGCCTCGGGCATCGCGGGCATGCTGGTGATGGCAGAGTCGCTCGCAGCCGACTTCGCCGAGCTGCCCGGCGATCGCCGCAGCGTGCTCTTCATCGCCTTCAGCGGCGAGGAATCGGGCCTCAAGGGCGCGACGCACTACGTGGAGAACCCCGTAGTCCCCATCACCTCCCACACGCTCATGCTCAACTTCGACATGATCGGGCGCGTCGAGGGAGGCCGTCTGAGCGTGTCGGGCGTCGGCACCGGGCACGGCCTCGAAGACGTCGTCACGCCGATCTTCGAGGCGTCGGCGCTCGTCGAGCAGGTCGAGAGCGGACTGAGCGGGCGCAGCGACCACTTTGCGTTCTACGAATCGCGCGTGCCAGTCCTGTTCGTCACGCAAACCGACCAACACGACGACTACCACACCGAGCGCGACGTCTCGTGGAAGATCAGCCGCACGCACGGCGCGCACACCGCGCGCGTCTTCAGCCAGGTCGTGCACGCCATCGCCAGTTCCACCGATGAGTTCCAGTTCGTCGGTGGTCCGCGAGCCGCGTCGGGCCCGGGCATGGGCAGCATCAAGGTCCGCTTCGGCATCCGCCCCGGCTCGTACGTCGAGGGCGTCGAGGGCGTCGCGGTCGGGGGCGTCACGCCCGATTCGCCGGCCGACTACGCGGGCCTGCAGGCCGGAGACCTGCTCGTCGCGTGGAACGGCGAGAAGGTCGGCGACGTCCGCGACTGGATGGGGCAACTCATGCGGCACGAGCCCGGCGACGTCGTCATCGTGACGGTCGAACGCGATGGTCAGCGCATCGATCTGAGGGCCACGCTGCAAGACCGCGGCGGCGCCTGA
- a CDS encoding class I SAM-dependent methyltransferase, with protein sequence MSEQAKAPTAQDLYETCVQSPRHVVDLLRAIHGREPRRLGEDFAGSGAVSRAWVGLSDQHQAWCVDKDADALERCSATPRLHARVGDVLDESSSVDAIWVGNFSIGYLHDRAGLLAYLRHARSRLSSAGVFVCDTYGGDSAYLIGEVHRYHPLPKHLSPDGTGAWRVRYTWEQREADALTGMVVNALHFRIERAGVIEAEHTDAFVYHWRLWSVPELRDAMAEAGFGSTAVYAQLPDAVDDDGTPYIRPMEPDDLDDSFIVCVAGRAE encoded by the coding sequence GTGAGCGAGCAGGCCAAGGCCCCCACCGCCCAGGACCTCTACGAGACCTGCGTCCAGAGCCCGCGGCACGTGGTCGACCTGCTCCGCGCGATCCACGGCCGGGAGCCGCGTCGGTTGGGCGAGGACTTCGCGGGCAGCGGTGCCGTGAGCCGGGCCTGGGTCGGGCTGAGCGACCAGCACCAGGCGTGGTGCGTCGACAAGGACGCCGACGCGCTCGAACGCTGCTCGGCGACGCCGCGCCTGCACGCCCGCGTCGGCGACGTGCTCGATGAGTCGTCAAGCGTCGACGCGATCTGGGTCGGCAACTTCTCGATCGGCTACCTCCACGATCGCGCGGGCCTTCTTGCGTACCTGAGGCACGCACGATCCCGCCTTAGCTCGGCCGGCGTATTCGTGTGCGATACCTACGGCGGGGACAGCGCGTACCTCATTGGCGAAGTCCACCGCTATCACCCGCTGCCCAAGCACCTGTCGCCGGACGGCACCGGCGCGTGGCGCGTGCGCTATACGTGGGAGCAACGCGAGGCCGACGCGCTCACGGGCATGGTCGTTAACGCACTGCACTTCAGGATCGAGCGTGCCGGCGTGATCGAGGCCGAGCATACCGACGCGTTCGTGTACCACTGGCGGCTGTGGAGCGTGCCCGAGCTGCGCGATGCAATGGCCGAAGCCGGATTCGGCTCGACGGCGGTCTACGCACAGCTCCCCGACGCGGTCGACGACGACGGCACGCCGTACATCCGGCCCATGGAACCAGACGACCTCGACGACAGCTTCATCGTCTGCGTCGCGGGCAGAGCGGAATAG
- a CDS encoding ABC transporter permease: protein MIRILHIAGREFASTVLTKGFIIGAVVVPAVLAVAIPVIIFIISQQKAPAIVGTVAVIDPTGQVAPRLVDYLAPEAIAERRGELADRASEIMPSVPGSSPEATQRGMDMVLGEAPNLTVQVLPPDTDFEVAKERIREAVKDDPESTIAVALIEPDSVMKADEAERFGAFNLTVMPRLDDRIIDEIRGGLRESVLEARYAANGFESDAIEALTTVAAPRTTEVTEEGERDSTSAMSFILPVVMMLLVLGAVFTGGQYLLTTTIEEKSNRVVEVLLSAVSPTQLMAGKILGQMLVGLSMLAIYSGVGIAALIAFALGDLITPMHLVWMFLFFLTGYGMIASLMAAAGAAVNDLREAQAFMTPIMMFMMIPYFMMIVVPRAPNSTLSVTLSFIPPINPFIMMLRIASNDPPPLWQILLSLIVSAVGAVVAIWLAGKIFRVGMLMFGKPPNFRTLVRWVRMA, encoded by the coding sequence ATGATCCGCATCCTGCACATCGCCGGCCGCGAGTTCGCCTCGACGGTGCTGACCAAGGGCTTCATCATCGGCGCCGTGGTGGTGCCGGCGGTGCTGGCCGTGGCGATCCCGGTGATCATCTTCATCATCAGCCAGCAGAAGGCGCCGGCGATCGTCGGCACCGTCGCGGTGATCGATCCGACCGGCCAGGTCGCGCCGCGGCTGGTCGACTACCTCGCGCCCGAGGCCATCGCCGAGCGCCGCGGCGAACTCGCCGATCGCGCGAGCGAGATCATGCCATCGGTTCCCGGAAGCTCGCCCGAGGCCACGCAACGTGGCATGGACATGGTGCTCGGAGAAGCCCCGAACCTCACGGTGCAGGTGCTGCCGCCCGACACCGACTTCGAGGTCGCCAAGGAACGCATCCGCGAAGCGGTAAAAGACGATCCCGAGTCGACGATCGCCGTCGCGCTCATCGAACCGGACTCGGTGATGAAGGCCGACGAGGCGGAGCGCTTCGGTGCGTTCAATCTCACCGTCATGCCGCGGCTGGACGACCGCATCATCGACGAGATCCGGGGCGGGCTCCGGGAGAGCGTCCTCGAAGCGCGGTACGCGGCCAACGGCTTCGAGAGCGATGCCATCGAGGCGCTCACCACCGTCGCCGCCCCACGCACGACCGAAGTCACCGAAGAGGGCGAGCGAGACTCCACGAGCGCGATGAGCTTCATCCTGCCCGTCGTCATGATGCTGCTCGTCCTTGGCGCCGTGTTCACCGGCGGGCAGTACCTGCTCACCACGACCATCGAAGAGAAGTCCAACCGCGTCGTCGAGGTGCTGCTCAGCGCCGTCTCGCCGACGCAGCTCATGGCCGGCAAGATCCTGGGGCAGATGCTCGTGGGCCTGTCCATGCTGGCGATCTACTCGGGCGTGGGCATCGCCGCGCTCATCGCCTTTGCGCTTGGCGACCTCATCACGCCCATGCACCTCGTCTGGATGTTCCTGTTCTTCCTGACCGGCTATGGCATGATCGCCTCGCTCATGGCCGCCGCGGGCGCCGCGGTGAACGACCTACGCGAGGCCCAGGCCTTCATGACGCCCATCATGATGTTCATGATGATCCCCTACTTCATGATGATCGTCGTGCCGCGGGCGCCCAACTCGACGCTGTCGGTCACGCTGAGCTTCATCCCGCCCATCAATCCCTTCATCATGATGCTCCGCATCGCCAGCAACGATCCGCCGCCCCTCTGGCAGATCCTGCTCAGCCTGATCGTGTCGGCGGTCGGCGCCGTCGTTGCCATCTGGCTTGCGGGCAAGATCTTCCGCGTGGGCATGCTGATGTTCGGCAAGCCACCGAACTTCCGCACGCTCGTCCGCTGGGTGCGCATGGCGTGA
- a CDS encoding ATP-binding cassette domain-containing protein — protein sequence MQDAVVMENLRKTFGPKVAVEGLDLRVKAGSLTGLIGPNGAGKSTTIRMLMSILFPDSGTLQVLGKKSALQSKDRIGYLPEERGVYRKMKVTHFLKYMGKLKGLTDPDLSTRVGEWLERVELSDAANKRCEELSKGMQQKVQFISAVLHEPELIILDEPFSGLDPVNLRLLQSLMTEQHQQGRTVILCTHVMFQAEQMCESIVMINNGQKVLDASIEEIRATHESSLVLFEPVEGEDPRVVERIDGVVRVEETREGWAAHVDPDRLPASHAVREIAVALPVRSVAAKRVTLEDVFVEQVAGGSDATEAEVRDSLRGSGDESEALEGASA from the coding sequence GTGCAAGACGCCGTCGTGATGGAGAACCTGCGCAAGACCTTCGGGCCGAAGGTAGCCGTCGAGGGCCTCGACCTTCGCGTCAAGGCCGGCAGTCTGACGGGCCTCATCGGCCCCAACGGCGCGGGCAAGAGCACGACCATCCGCATGCTCATGTCCATCCTCTTCCCAGACTCGGGCACCCTGCAGGTGCTCGGCAAGAAGAGCGCTCTGCAGAGCAAGGACCGCATCGGCTACCTGCCCGAAGAGCGCGGCGTGTACCGCAAGATGAAGGTCACCCACTTCCTCAAGTACATGGGCAAGCTCAAGGGCCTGACCGACCCGGACCTCTCCACCCGCGTCGGCGAGTGGCTCGAGCGCGTCGAGCTCTCCGACGCAGCCAACAAGCGGTGCGAGGAACTCTCCAAGGGCATGCAGCAGAAGGTGCAGTTCATCTCGGCCGTGCTGCACGAGCCCGAGCTGATCATCCTGGACGAGCCCTTCAGCGGGCTCGACCCGGTCAACCTCCGCCTGCTCCAGAGCCTGATGACCGAGCAGCACCAGCAGGGCCGCACGGTCATCCTCTGCACGCACGTGATGTTCCAGGCCGAGCAGATGTGCGAGAGCATCGTGATGATCAACAACGGGCAGAAGGTGCTCGATGCCTCGATCGAGGAGATCCGCGCCACGCACGAATCGAGCCTGGTGCTGTTCGAGCCCGTCGAGGGCGAGGACCCGAGGGTCGTCGAGCGCATCGACGGCGTGGTCCGGGTCGAGGAAACCCGCGAGGGGTGGGCGGCCCACGTCGATCCCGATCGACTGCCGGCCTCGCACGCCGTTCGCGAGATCGCGGTGGCGCTCCCGGTCCGCAGCGTGGCGGCCAAGCGCGTGACGCTCGAGGACGTGTTCGTGGAGCAGGTCGCCGGCGGCAGCGACGCGACGGAAGCCGAGGTCCGCGACTCGCTGCGGGGCTCGGGCGACGAGAGCGAGGCCCTGGAAGGAGCGTCGGCATGA
- a CDS encoding rhodanese-like domain-containing protein translates to MDGSNRTVDASTLRTWLDSRCAVLVDVRESFEHATERIEGARHVPLAQVDPDRLKAESPAQRVVFHCRSGARSGKALERCDEAFAAAGIQAFHLDGGIEAWKSLGHPVEHPIGGPKLDVMRQVQIVAGSLVTGGTLLGIALTPWLFIVPAFVGCGLVFAGISGHCGMARLLGLMPWNRPRSTPNG, encoded by the coding sequence ATGGACGGCAGCAACCGGACGGTTGATGCCAGCACGCTGCGAACGTGGCTCGACTCGCGCTGCGCCGTGCTGGTGGACGTCCGCGAATCATTCGAGCACGCGACCGAGCGCATCGAAGGCGCCCGCCACGTGCCGCTTGCGCAGGTCGATCCCGATCGGCTCAAGGCCGAGTCTCCGGCCCAGCGTGTGGTGTTCCACTGCCGCAGCGGCGCACGCTCGGGCAAGGCCCTGGAACGCTGCGACGAGGCATTCGCCGCCGCGGGGATCCAGGCGTTCCACCTCGACGGCGGCATCGAGGCCTGGAAGTCGCTCGGCCATCCGGTCGAGCATCCCATCGGCGGCCCCAAGCTCGACGTGATGCGGCAGGTCCAGATCGTGGCCGGCTCGCTCGTCACCGGCGGCACGCTGCTGGGCATCGCGCTCACCCCGTGGCTCTTCATCGTGCCCGCCTTCGTCGGGTGCGGCCTGGTGTTCGCGGGCATCAGCGGGCACTGCGGCATGGCCCGGCTGCTTGGCCTGATGCCCTGGAATCGCCCGCGCTCGACGCCCAACGGGTAA